One genomic region from Prunus persica cultivar Lovell chromosome G3, Prunus_persica_NCBIv2, whole genome shotgun sequence encodes:
- the LOC109948154 gene encoding uncharacterized protein LOC109948154, whose translation MYGTRPFFFKKVVASSLPLLTTSSWSKSDDHHHHRHQIINSSCLVAGLCGEGLYLAFCRPTDKSWTLIEPVLEGTRFTPLDIEIIDGKLYPANQDAAQFLIVYDLQMLHADGHANAGPPGNKYSGPPQKLVMLHPRPVRSLSSNNTGGVVYVTEKESPRLAKDPTTKELFLILHNTSFAYEKDPIIPQSLLGHNYVIPPQTKGFRVFKLEYNNNGPKWVEVEDIGGDRILFLSKASNKLISATSLSLTYGDYKKRVEGNCICFAFDNPCLASPWMGRDFGVFSLTNKNIQRFIVPNDHPRTSLFNTQTVWFTPYIE comes from the coding sequence ATGTACGGCACCAgacctttctttttcaagaaaGTGGTAGCCTCTTCATTGCCGTTGCTAACGACGTCGTCATGGTCAAAATCagatgatcatcatcatcatcgtcatcaGATAATAAACTCATCATGTCTTGTGGCTGGCCTTTGCGGGGAAGGCCTTTATTTGGCCTTTTGTAGACCAACAGATAAATCATGGACCCTCATTGAGCCAGTGCTAGAGGGTACACGCTTCACTCCTCTGGATATAGAAATAATTGATGGGAAATTATATCCTGCAAATCAGGATGCAGCACAGTTTTTGATCGTGTACGATCTCCAAATGTTACATGCTGACGGCCATGCCAATGCCGGGCCTCCTGGTAATAAGTACAGCGGGCCACCTCAAAAGTTGGTTATGCTTCATCCAAGGCCAGTTCGTTCCCTGTCCTCTAACAATACGGGTGGCGTCGTATATGTTACCGAAAAGGAAAGCCCTCGCTTAGCAAAAGATCCTACAACAAAGGAGCTGTTTCTGATTCTCCATAACACTAGTTTTGCTTATGAAAAGGATCCAATAATTCCCCAGTCCCTCTTAGGTCACAATTATGTCATTCCACCTCAAACTAAAGGATTCCGAGTGTTCAAGCTTGAATATAACAACAATGGTCCTAAATGGGTAGAGGTTGAAGACATCGGCGGCGATAGGATATTGTTCCTGAGCAAGGCAAGCAACAAGCTCATCTCTGCTACAAGCCTCAGTCTCACTTATGGCGATTATAAGAAGAGAGTTGAAGGAAATTGCATTTGTTTTGCTTTCGATAATCCTTGTTTAGCATCACCGTGGATGGGACGCGACTTTGGGGTGTTTTCCTTGACAAACAAGAACATCCAGCGTTTTATTGTTCCCAATGATCACCCTCGTACTAGCCTATTCAATACTCAAACTGTTTGGTTCACGCCATACATTGaatag
- the LOC18783565 gene encoding mitogen-activated protein kinase kinase 3 isoform X2, with amino-acid sequence MAGLEELRKKLTPLFDAEKGFSTGSTLDLDPCDSYTLSDSGTVNLLSRSYGVYNINELGLQKCTTLAVDDSSEKTYRCGSHEMRVFGAIGSGASSVVQRAIHIPTHRILALKKINIFEKEKRQQLLTEIRTLCEAPCYQGLVEFHGAFYTPDSGQISIALEYMDGGSLADILRLRKRIPEPLLSSMFQKLLHGLSYLHGVRHLVHRDIKPANLLVNLKVTYMSPERIRNENYSYPADIWSLGLALFECGTGEFPYTANEGPVNLMLQILDDPSPTPSKHNFSPEFCSFIEACLQKDADARPTAEQLLSHPFITKYEDSQVDLAVFVRSVFDPTQRMKDLADMLTIHFYLLFDGPDELWQHTRTLYSEDSVFSFSGKQLVGPNDIFASLSSIRSTLAGDWPPERLVHVVEKLQCRAHGQDGVAIRVSGSFIVGNQFLICGDGVQVEGLPSIKDLSIDISSKRMGTFREQFIMEPSNIIGRYSISKQELYIMQ; translated from the exons ATGGCTGGCTTAGAGGAATTAAGAAAAAAGCTCACGCCTTTGTTCGATGCCGAAAAGGGCTTCTCCACGGGCTCAACCTTGGACTTGGACCCTTGCGATTCTTACACG CTATCGGACAGTGGAACGGTCAACTTGCTGAGCAGATCGTACGGTGTGTACAACATCAATGAGCTCGGATTGCAGAAATGCACGACCTTGGCGGTGGACGACAGCAGCGAAAAGACGTACCGGTGTGGTTCGCATGAGATGAGGGTATTTGGGGCAATTGGCAGTGGCGCCAGCAGCGTTGTACAGAGAGCTATCCACATTCCCACTCATCGGATTTTAGCGCTCAAGAAGATCAATATTTTTGAAAAG GAGAAAAGGCAACAGCTGCTTACTGAGATACGGACGCTATGTGAAGCACCTTGCTACCAAGGTCTTGTAGAATTTCATGGTGCATTTTATACGCCGGATTCTGGTCAAATAAGCATTGCTCTGGAGTATATGGATGGAGGATCATTGGCGGATATCTTAAGATTGCGGAAAAGAATACCAGAACCTCTACTTTCTTCTATGTTTCAAAAGCTTCTGCAT GGGCTGAGCTACTTGCATGGAGTTAGGCATCTAGTCCACCGAGACATAAAGCCTGCCAATTTGCTTGTAAATCTCAAGG TTACATACATGTCGCCTGAGAGAATTCGAAATGAGAATTATTCTTATCCAGCTGATATTTGGAGCCTTGGTCTTGCTCTCTTTGAGTGTGGTACCGGTGAATTCCCATATACAGCTAATGAAGGACCTGTCAATCTTATGTTGCAG ATCTTGGATGATCCATCACCTACGCCTTCAAAACACAATTTTTCACCAGAGTTTTGCTCGTTTATTGAAGCCTGTTTGCAAAAGGATGCAGATGCTAGGCCAACAGCAGAGCAG CTACTTTCACACCCCTTCATTACAAAGTATGAGGATTCCCAAGTGGACTTAGCAGTGTTTGTCCGAAGCGTATTTGATCCAACACAAAGGATGAAGGACTTGGCAGAT ATGCTTACAATACATTTTTACCTACTTTTTGATGGACCTGATGAGCTCTGGCAACATACAAGGACCTTATACAGTGAAGATTCAGTTTTCAG TTTCTCAGGAAAGCAACTAGTCGGCCCAAATGATATCTTTGCAAGTCTGTCAAGTATACGAAGTACATTAGCTGGTGACTGGCCTCCTGAAAGACTTGTGCATGTTGTGGAAAAGCTTCAATGCCGTGCTCATGGTCAGGATGGTGTAGCAATTAGGGTATCCGGATCATTCATTGTCGGGAATCAGTTCCTTATATGTGGAGACGGTGTACAGGTAGAGGGCTTGCCAAGCATTAAAGATCTTTCCATTGATATTTCGAGTAAGCGAATGGGTACATTCCGGGAGCAGTTCATTATGGAGCCAAGCAATATAATAGGGCGCTACTCCATATCTAAACAAGAACTTTACATTATGCAGTAA
- the LOC18781752 gene encoding denticleless protein homolog: protein MEISKPQSFFQDIRSRELHGFRAPKRPYINGLASDFHEIGAIAAEHNGPPMAISFGKTCKNSDIVAMSDEDGYLSLFDTRRKFSASASFQENADKTKVCDWVAHQNAVFDVCWIKDDTQIMTASGDQTIKVWDIQEKKCTAILMGHTGSVKSLCPHPTNPEIIVSGSRDGSFALWDMRCNSSSKNIHGEIAICSTAVVKGAHLFPRAKRVRRGKAASMSITSVLYLKDEVSIATAGAVDSIVKFWDTRSLKNVVTQTSPHLESTEKERRLHGITSLSQDLNGVFISASCMDNRIYLYNVLQLQKGPMQSFSGCRIESFFVKSVLSPDAAHMLSGSSDGNAYIWQVNKPQEDPVILKSHDGEVTAVDWSHFEVGKMATSSDDFTVRIWNSQNSYGPSTNSPSVIRRRVMAIPGAECRKLLMNESIHTSKDSGNLCPSDDGLDESSSRKPIKMPKISTPQSQKKQSMADSDFIETFEKTPEAALKSPSSVLNPPSSLKRKTIRDYFGVPTLNL, encoded by the exons ATGGAGATCTCAAAGCCCCAATCGTTCTTCCAAGACATCAGATCCAGAGAGCTACATGGATTCAGAG CTCCAAAGCGACCGTACATCAATGGCCTGGCATCAgatttccatgaaattggggcCATTGCTGCTGAACACAACGGCCCTCCAATGGCGATTTCGTTTGGCAAG ACGTGTAAAAACTCTGACATTGTCGCAATGTCAGACGAAGATGGGTACTTGAGCTTGTTCGAtacacgtcgcaagttctctGCATCAGCATCTTTCCAAGAAAATGCAG ATAAAACTAAGGTGTGTGATTGGGTTGCACATCAAAATGCTGTGTTTGACGTCTGTTGGATTAAG GATGATACTCAAATTATGACAGCTTCTGGTGATCAAACT ATCAAGGTATGGGATATTCAGGAAAAGAAATGTACTGCAATACTGATGGGGCACACAGGAAGTGTGAAATCTCTCTGTCCTCATCCAACTAATCCTG AGATTATTGTCTCTGGTTCGAGAGATGGCTCCTTTGCTCTTTGGGATATGAGATGTAATTCAAGCTCCAAAAATATTCACGGGGAGATTGCAATATG CTCAACTGCTGTGGTTAAAGGGGCTCATCTTTTTCCACGGGCAAAGCGTGTAAGGCGCGGAAAG GCTGCTTCCATGAGCATCACATCAGTTCTTTATCTTAAAGACGAGGTTTCCATTGCTACTGCTGGAGCTGTGGACAG CATTGTCAAGTTTTGGGATACTAGAAGTTTGAAAAATGTCGTCACACAGACATCCCCTCACCTTGAGTCTACTGAGAAG GAAAGAAGATTACATGGTATAACTAGCTTATCCCAAGATTTAAACGGAGTGTTTATTTCAGCCTCATGTATGGACAACAG AATATATTTGTATAATGTACTTCAGCTACAAAAGGGTCCTATGCAATCTTTCAGTGGATGTAGGATTGAATCTTTTTTTGTGAAG TCAGTTCTTAGCCCTGATGCTGCTCACATGCTCAGTGGTTCCAGCGATGGAAATGCCTATATTTGGCAG GTAAACAAGCCTCAAGAAGATCCTGTAATATTGAAAAGCCATGACGGAGAAGTTACAGCAGTGgattg GTCCCATTTTGAGGTTGGGAAGATGGCAACTTCTTCGGATGATTTTACAGTTCGCATTTGGAACTCTCAGAATAGTTACGGCCCAAGCACAAACTCACCATCTGTCATCCGGAGGAGAGTCATGGCAATCCCAGGTGCAGAATGTAGAAAGCTTCTAATGAATGAATCAATTCATACGTCAAAGGACTCTGGAAATTTGTGTCCGTCAGACGACGGATTGGATGAATCTAGTTcaagaaaaccaattaaaatGCCGAAAATCAGTACTCCCCAATCTCAGAAGAAACAATCTATGGCAGATTCTGACTTTATTGAAACCTTTGAAAAGACCCCAGAAGCTGCGTTGAAGAGCCCTTCTTCTGTTCTGAACCCTCCTTCCTCtctaaaaaggaaaacaatccGAGATTACTTTGGAGTACCTACTTTAAACTTGTAG
- the LOC18782328 gene encoding oleosin 18.2 kDa, translated as MADRPQPHQLQVRPQHGLGAKTQYQGPSTGQVLAVITGLPVGGTLLALAGLTLMGTIIGALLATPLFIIFSPVLVPAIFVIGLAVTGFLTSGAFGLTALSSLSWVTNYLRRATGLVPEQLDQMKRRTADMVEFVGQKTKEGSQDIQSKAQDEKRRT; from the coding sequence ATGGCGGATCGTCCTCAGCCACACCAGCTCCAAGTTCGTCCCCAGCATGGCCTTGGGGCCAAGACCCAATACCAAGGCCCGTCCACTGGCCAGGTCCTCGCAGTCATAACTGGCCTTCCTGTTGGCGGAACCCTGCTAGCGCTTGCTGGTCTCACACTCATGGGCACCATCATTGGGGCTCTGTTGGCCACCCCactcttcatcatcttcagccCGGTTCTTGTCCCGGCTATCTTTGTCATTGGCCTGGCTGTTACCGGATTTCTAACTTCGGGCGCTTTTGGACTGACTGCACTCTCGTCTCTGTCTTGGGTCACCAACTACCTCCGGAGGGCCACGGGGTTGGTGCCGGAGCAGCTGGACCAGATGAAGAGGCGCACGGCGGATATGGTGGAGTTTGTGGGACAGAAGACCAAGGAGGGCAGCCAAGACATCCAGAGTAAGGCCCAAGACGAAAAGAGGAGGACATGA
- the LOC18781961 gene encoding pescadillo homolog — MVKHKHYRPPGKKKEGNAARYITRSQAVKQLQVSLPLFRKLCILKGVFPREPKKKVKGNHHTYYHLKDVSFIQHEPLLERLREIRAYERKVKKADAKKNRDRANLLRQRRPTYRLDKIILQRYPNFIDALRDLDDCLTMVHLFAALPAIEERIEVKRIHNCRRLSHEWQAYISRTHKLRKVFVSVKGIYYQAEVKGQKVTWLTPHPLQQVLTEDIDFNIVLNFLEFYEALLAFVNCHLYRSINVKYPPILDPRLEALAADLYALSRYFDANSRSAVLDPQASSLSGSGNVESQQIGDSVSESELRLAQLQHQLPSNEPGALMHLVKDVAGEEEEDDDTRECKKLFKDMKFFLNREVYRESLLFVIPAFGGTVSWEGDGAPFEENDESITHQIVDRPMHGRQTLAREYIQPQWVYDCINARIILPTGGYLAGRDPPPHLSPFVDNEAEGYVPDYAETIKQWKTAGRSEVLPLPGVGKEDLEDPQKLLAEGVIDRAKAKEAVEKKKKMMALERQYHDELNKELHGVPHSSSVSNIDNHISGKETEDKEEFDDDSELAKLSLSRRKRGNLEAAEKGIKRKKDHIDVIRERKRKLKESQKSKEG, encoded by the exons ATGGTTAAGCATAAGCATTACAGGCCTCCT ggaaagaaaaaggaaggaaatgCAGCGAGGTACATCACTAGGTCACAAGCCGTCAAGCAACTTCAAGTCAGTCTACCCCTCTTCAG GAAACTGTGTATTTTAAAGGGTGTTTTTCCCCGGGAGCCGAAGAAAAAGGTGAAAGGAAATCACCATACCTATTATCACTTGAAGGATGTTTCATTCATTCAACACGAACCATTACTTGAGCGTTTGAGAGAGATCAGGGCATAtgaaagaaaagtaaagaaagCAGATGCGAAGAAGAACCGGGATCGCGCAAATCTTCTGAGACAAAGGAGACCCACTTACAGATTAGATAAAATTATTTTGCAGAg GTATCCAAATTTCATTGATGCACTTAGAGATTTGGATGACTGTCTCACCATGGTTCACCTCTTTGCAGCATTACCTGCTATAGAGGAAAGAATTGAAGTGAAACGCATACATAACTGTCGAAG GCTGAGTCATGAATGGCAAGCTTATATATCTCGGACTCATAAATTGCGCAAAGTCTTTGTATCTGTCAAGGGCATATATTATCAG GCCGAGGTTAAGGGGCAAAAAGTCACATGGTTGACCCCTCACCCCTTGCAGCAAGTTTTGACTGAGGATATTGACTTCAATATCGTGCTAAactttttggaattttatgag GCTCTTCTTGCATTTGTGAATTGTCATTTATATCGTTCCATAAATGTGAAGTATCCACCCATTCTTGATCCTCGATTAGAAGCTTTAGCAGCTG ATCTTTATGCACTATCAAGATACTTTGATGCTAACTCTCGGTCCGCTGTGTTGGATCCTCAAGCTTCAAGTTTGTCTGGATCAGGGAATGTTGAGAGCCAGCAGATTGGGGATTCAGTTAGTGAGTCTGAATTAAGGCTTGCCCAACTTCAGCATCAACTCCCTTCTAATGAACCTGGTGCATTAATGCACCTTGTTAAAGATGTTGCTggcgaggaagaagaggatgaTGACACAAGAGAGTGTAAGAAACTTTTCAAGGATATGAAATTTTTCTTGAACCGTGAG GTTTACAGAGAGTCATTGCTTTTTGTTATTCCTGCTTTTGGTGGCACTGTTTCTTGGGAAGGTGATGGGGCTCCATTTGAGGAAAATGATGAGAGCATTACCCACCAG atTGTTGACAGGCCAATGCATGGTCGTCAGACCCTTGCCAGGGAATATATTCAACCACAATGGGTTTATGATTGTATAAATGCTCGGATCATTTTACCAACTGGGGGTTATTTGGCGGGAAG GGATCCTCCCCCACACTTGTCACCATTTGTTGACAATGAGGCAGAAGGTTACGTACCTGACTATGCTGAGACCATTAAACAATGGAAAACTGCTGGCAGAAGTGAAGTCCTCCCCCTACCAGGTGTGGGAAAAGAAGATTTGGAAGATCCTCAGAAATTACTGGCTGAAGGTGTAATTGACcgagcaaaagcaaaagaagctgttgagaaaaagaagaag ATGATGGCTCTTGAGAGGCAGTATCATGATGAATTGAATAAGGAGCTTCATGGCGTCCCGCATTCATCATCTGTCTCAAATATAGATAATCATATCTCTGGCAAGGAGACCGAGGATAAGGAAGAATTTGATGATGATAGTGAATTGGCTAAATTGAGCTTGTCCCGTAGGAAGAGGGGTAACCTTGAAGCCGCGGAG AAAGGGATAAAACGAAAGAAGGACCATATTGATGTCATCAGGGAACGGAAGAGAAAACTTAAAGAATCTCAAAAATCAAAGGAAGGTTAA
- the LOC18781820 gene encoding LOB domain-containing protein 25: MASSSSSYTNSPCAACKFLRRKCMPDCIFAPYFPPEEPQKFANVHKIFGASNVSKLLNEVLPHQREDAVNSLAYEAEARMKDPVYGCVGAISVLQRQVIRLQKELDATNADLIRYAASSCNNLEIPIASQSGRTRTNSNMGHGGGSLGQNPGLYFSSPWNRSDSYGGDRNERGGG; encoded by the coding sequence ATGGCTTCATCTAGTTCTAGTTATACGAATTCTCCTTGCGCCGCGTGCAAATTCTTGAGGAGAAAATGCATGCCGGATTGCATATTTGCTCCCTATTTCCCACCTGAGGAACCACAAAAGTTTGCAAATGTCCACAAGATATTTGGTGCCAGCAATGTAAGCAAGCTTCTGAATGAGGTGCTCCCCCATCAGAGAGAGGATGCAGTCAACTCTTTGGCCTACGAAGCGGAGGCCCGGATGAAAGATCCGGTGTACGGATGCGTAGGAGCCATCTCAGTCCTCCAAAGGCAAGTCATTCGCCTCCAGAAGGAGCTGGACGCCACAAATGCTGATCTCATCCGCTATGCAGCAAGCAGCTGCAACAATCTTGAAATTCCAATTGCATCCCAGTCCGGGAGGACTAGGACTAACAGTAATATGGGTCATGGAGGAGGGTCACTTGGTCAAAATCCTGGgttgtatttttcttcacCATGGAATAGATCAGATTCTTATGGAGGAGATAGAAAcgagagaggaggaggatga
- the LOC18783565 gene encoding mitogen-activated protein kinase kinase 3 isoform X1, whose amino-acid sequence MAGLEELRKKLTPLFDAEKGFSTGSTLDLDPCDSYTLSDSGTVNLLSRSYGVYNINELGLQKCTTLAVDDSSEKTYRCGSHEMRVFGAIGSGASSVVQRAIHIPTHRILALKKINIFEKEKRQQLLTEIRTLCEAPCYQGLVEFHGAFYTPDSGQISIALEYMDGGSLADILRLRKRIPEPLLSSMFQKLLHGLSYLHGVRHLVHRDIKPANLLVNLKGEPKITDFGISAGLENSMAMCATFVGTVTYMSPERIRNENYSYPADIWSLGLALFECGTGEFPYTANEGPVNLMLQILDDPSPTPSKHNFSPEFCSFIEACLQKDADARPTAEQLLSHPFITKYEDSQVDLAVFVRSVFDPTQRMKDLADMLTIHFYLLFDGPDELWQHTRTLYSEDSVFSFSGKQLVGPNDIFASLSSIRSTLAGDWPPERLVHVVEKLQCRAHGQDGVAIRVSGSFIVGNQFLICGDGVQVEGLPSIKDLSIDISSKRMGTFREQFIMEPSNIIGRYSISKQELYIMQ is encoded by the exons ATGGCTGGCTTAGAGGAATTAAGAAAAAAGCTCACGCCTTTGTTCGATGCCGAAAAGGGCTTCTCCACGGGCTCAACCTTGGACTTGGACCCTTGCGATTCTTACACG CTATCGGACAGTGGAACGGTCAACTTGCTGAGCAGATCGTACGGTGTGTACAACATCAATGAGCTCGGATTGCAGAAATGCACGACCTTGGCGGTGGACGACAGCAGCGAAAAGACGTACCGGTGTGGTTCGCATGAGATGAGGGTATTTGGGGCAATTGGCAGTGGCGCCAGCAGCGTTGTACAGAGAGCTATCCACATTCCCACTCATCGGATTTTAGCGCTCAAGAAGATCAATATTTTTGAAAAG GAGAAAAGGCAACAGCTGCTTACTGAGATACGGACGCTATGTGAAGCACCTTGCTACCAAGGTCTTGTAGAATTTCATGGTGCATTTTATACGCCGGATTCTGGTCAAATAAGCATTGCTCTGGAGTATATGGATGGAGGATCATTGGCGGATATCTTAAGATTGCGGAAAAGAATACCAGAACCTCTACTTTCTTCTATGTTTCAAAAGCTTCTGCAT GGGCTGAGCTACTTGCATGGAGTTAGGCATCTAGTCCACCGAGACATAAAGCCTGCCAATTTGCTTGTAAATCTCAAGGGTGAGCCAAAAATAACAGATTTTGGTATAAGTGCTGGCTTAGAGAATTCAATGGCAATG TGTGCGACATTCGTTGGGACAGTTACATACATGTCGCCTGAGAGAATTCGAAATGAGAATTATTCTTATCCAGCTGATATTTGGAGCCTTGGTCTTGCTCTCTTTGAGTGTGGTACCGGTGAATTCCCATATACAGCTAATGAAGGACCTGTCAATCTTATGTTGCAG ATCTTGGATGATCCATCACCTACGCCTTCAAAACACAATTTTTCACCAGAGTTTTGCTCGTTTATTGAAGCCTGTTTGCAAAAGGATGCAGATGCTAGGCCAACAGCAGAGCAG CTACTTTCACACCCCTTCATTACAAAGTATGAGGATTCCCAAGTGGACTTAGCAGTGTTTGTCCGAAGCGTATTTGATCCAACACAAAGGATGAAGGACTTGGCAGAT ATGCTTACAATACATTTTTACCTACTTTTTGATGGACCTGATGAGCTCTGGCAACATACAAGGACCTTATACAGTGAAGATTCAGTTTTCAG TTTCTCAGGAAAGCAACTAGTCGGCCCAAATGATATCTTTGCAAGTCTGTCAAGTATACGAAGTACATTAGCTGGTGACTGGCCTCCTGAAAGACTTGTGCATGTTGTGGAAAAGCTTCAATGCCGTGCTCATGGTCAGGATGGTGTAGCAATTAGGGTATCCGGATCATTCATTGTCGGGAATCAGTTCCTTATATGTGGAGACGGTGTACAGGTAGAGGGCTTGCCAAGCATTAAAGATCTTTCCATTGATATTTCGAGTAAGCGAATGGGTACATTCCGGGAGCAGTTCATTATGGAGCCAAGCAATATAATAGGGCGCTACTCCATATCTAAACAAGAACTTTACATTATGCAGTAA